Proteins encoded within one genomic window of Calonectris borealis chromosome 1, bCalBor7.hap1.2, whole genome shotgun sequence:
- the BCL2L14 gene encoding apoptosis facilitator Bcl-2-like protein 14, with amino-acid sequence MSSLNDVSMEEIPLEDDERDSIEYKILMAYAQRRLSVSKYGKLLKNEANVQKSLIRRKVKIDHQRDKDGPSPTPVLQGGVMQQQSQNQWRRKYLPRYCPSFFCSRAEREKSPMLSLHRGRMAHSSISEAQSESLQEGNSQHQRSETADVNHIADKLAKLVTSRSQESPSDVSFKIMYHAPCQEQDNSVPTDGSEGEEHDEEKIIQTIVSLLGQSGDRLEEKIKKDKVFYQHFKDMLSYTFFKRITDLFLEGVSADSTSKPGGQVQCTKVAFTMEAATRLTAVDNHPMNLVLGFGLKYLREHFKPWIQDQGGWEKALTSLDWEEVE; translated from the exons ATGTCTTCACTAAATGATGTCAGTATGGAGGAAATACCGCTGGAAGATGATGAGCGAGACAGCATAGAATATAAGATCCTAATGGCCTACGCCCAGCGGCGGTTGTCTGTCAGTAAATAtggaaaacttctgaaaaatgaggCTAATGTGCAGAAATCATTAATCAGGAGAAAAGTAAAGATTGACCATCAAAGGGATAAAGATGGACCAAGCCCAACACCAGTTCTTCAAGGTGGCGTGATGCAACAGCAGAGCCAAAACCAATGGAGAAGAAAATACTTGCCACGGTATTGTCCATcttttttctgcagcagagcagagcgggAAAAATCCCCAATGCTGTCATTGCACCGAGGTCGCATGGCACATTCCTCCATTTCTGAGGCACAATCTGAGAGCCTTCAAGAAGGGAATTCTCAGCATCAGAGAA GTGAAACAGCAGATGTCAACCACATTGCAGACAAACTTGCCAAGCTTGTTACTTCCAGATCCCAAGAATCTCCTTCAGATGTGTCATTCAAGATAATGTATCATGCCCCGTGTCAGGAACAAGACAATAGCGTTCCTACTGACGGAAGTGAGGGCGAGGAACATG atgaagaaaagatAATACAAACAATAGTTTCACTGTTAGGACAATCAGGGGACCGACTTGAAGAAAAG attaaaaaggaCAAGGTTTTCTATCAGCATTTTAAAGACATGCTGTCCTACACCTTCTTCAAGAGGATCACTGATTTGTTTCTGGAGGGCGTCTCAGCAGATTCAACAAGTAAGCCAGGAGGCCAAGTACAATGCACGAAAGTTGCCTTCACCATGGAGGCTGCCACCAGACTTACCGCTGTGGACAACCATCCTATGAACCTGGTCTTGGGCTTTGGATTAAAGTACCTCAGAGAACACTTCAAACCGTGGATTCAGGACCAGGGTGGCTGG GAGAAGGCTTTGACTTCACTGGATTGGGAAGAAGTAGAGTAA